One region of Plasmodium vivax chromosome 7, whole genome shotgun sequence genomic DNA includes:
- a CDS encoding coatomer complex beta subunit, putative (encoded by transcript PVX_098735A) codes for MPLNLDIKKKLNSRIGKVKCVDIHETETWILAALYNGKLIIFDYANQNTIKNIEVSAFPLRCAKFIEKKQWILCAGDDMTLRVYNYNTFEKIKSFEDHTDYIRYIEVHQTLPYVLTSSDDMTIKLYDYENNFEKLCSFENHIHYVMMCKFNPKDTYIFASASLDKTIKIWGVQNNTPVVTKPHFTLTGHTKGVNCIDYSCSGETSYIISGSDDKTIRIWDYHTKQCIQVLSGHTQNVSCLIYHNNLPIIVSSSEDCNVKIWNSSTFKLESTLNYNMDRCWSLCAKKTKNDLCIGYDEGLVVIQIGSDKPIFAMFKNKIIYIKNTDIYIINLQNVSEGDDYNDGDVYKVNKKELGNCDFYPTNVSFHPSGRFICVSGHHEFNIYTSQVLRNKAYGKSAFFVWAHNGDYAIKEEGNKINIYKDFTSYHSFQAPFTVLQLFGGYLLGVKSSNFICFYDWNDYSMVRKIDINVKNVYWNEAGTYVALTTEDTIYILSYLNGEGSRGALKEGNNIISGVAAADGLDPSNKHAAQDEENNFELESEINEAIESGIWIYDSFLYVSKNLRLYIYTKKFIDIYAYIDKYLYICGYVYEYDRIFLLDKNYTFHSFFLPITYLQYQKYVMNKDLASADLILKKIPESLYNKLSLFLEKMGHKNEALNICTDLEKKFELSLSIGNLQLCVDIIKDLEQKENNAFIHNKYKALGDTALVYNDVPMAIYCYKKTNDFSSLLIILSTLGDKLGLEELGTMCVNNHKLNIAFICFFLLHKVNKCVDILLSDNNFAYAAFFARVYKPSLLPSILLKWKEHLNKVYTNAPVMILTPDENPEYFPEYEQAVKCESIFDNVKTVGRTQNYNSLKKLIDLNILEEIKEIGYEKVEDIFLKQFNEEMEKDVQNFDMMNSFGSTKKKEEPTQVKQNNNTKGENKAGKKSKKKKEGAATPNKANELAEDQSNVNNSGPNDFSKMEDTDFLNNSDIIDLDNQDGVPPVDSNAGDSKGANQSAQPAQSESSATDEKGQ; via the coding sequence ATGCCTCTGAACCTAGATATTAAGAAGAAGCTAAACTCCCGAATTGGTAAAGTAAAATGCGTTGACATTCACGAAACGGAGACATGGATACTGGCGGCGCTGTACAACGGGAAGTTAATCATTTTCGATTATGCAAATCAGAACaccattaaaaatatagaagtGTCGGCGTTCCCCTTAAGGTGTGCAAAATTTATAGAGAAAAAACAATGGATTTTATGTGCAGGTGATGATATGACCCTTAGGGTTTACAACTACAACACAtttgagaaaataaaatccttCGAAGACCACACAGATTATATAAGATATATTGAAGTGCACCAAACGCTGCCATACGTGTTGACCAGCTCAGATGACATGACCATAAAATTGTAtgattatgaaaataattttgaaaaattatgctcCTTTGAAAATCATATTCACTACGTAATGATGTGTAAATTTAATCCGAAGGAtacgtacatttttgcatcgGCCTCTTTAGATAAAACGATAAAAATATGGGGAGTGCAAAATAACACCCCAGTAGTTACGAAGCCACATTTTACCTTAACAGGTCATACAAAAGGGGTGAATTGCATTGACTACTCGTGTAGTGGAGAAACATCTTACATAATAAGTGGAAGTGATGACAAAACGATACGCATATGGGATTACCACACGAAGCAATGCATACAGGTGTTAAGCGGACATACGCAAAATGTTTCGtgtttaatttatcataataatttgCCCATCATAGTATCCTCATCGGAGGACTGCAATGTGAAGATATGGAACAGCTCTACATTCAAATTGGAGAGTACGTTGAATTATAATATGGATCGATGCTGGTctttgtgtgcaaaaaaaacgaagaatgATTTGTGCATAGGATATGATGAAGGGTTGGTAGTTATTCAGATAGGATCGGACAAACCCATTTTCGccatgtttaaaaataaaataatttacataaaaaataccgatatttatattatcaatTTGCAGAATGTAAGCGAAGGTGACGATTATAATGATGGGGATGTGTACAAGGTGAACAAGAAGGAGCTGGGGAATTGTGACTTTTACCCAACCAATGTTTCGTTTCACCCGAGTGGAAGATTCATATGCGTAAGTGGGCACCACgaatttaatatttacacATCTCAAGTTTTGAGGAATAAGGCCTATGGGAAAAGTGCCTTCTTTGTGTGGGCACATAATGGCGATTACGCGATAAAGGAGGAAggcaataaaattaacatttacAAAGATTTTACCTCATACCATTCTTTTCAAGCCCCCTTCACAGTGTTGCAGCTATTTGGGGGATACCTCCTAGGTGTTAAATCGAGTAACTTCATATGCTTTTATGACTGGAATGACTACAGCATGGTGAGAAAAATTGACATTAATGTGAAGAATGTGTACTGGAATGAGGCCGGGACGTATGTAGCGCTCACCACGGAGGATACCATATACATTTTGAGTTACCTAAATGGAGAGGGAAGCAGGGGCGCGTTGAAGGAAGGGAATAACATCATATCCGGGGTGGCGGCTGCAGATGGGCTCGACCCGAGTAACAAGCATGCTGCGCAAGACGAAGAAAATAACTTCGAACTGGAGAGTGAAATTAACGAAGCGATTGAAAGCGGAATTTGGATATACGACAGCTTTTTGTATgtttccaaaaatttaagattgtacatttatacgaaaaaatttatcGATATATACGCTTATATAGATAAGTACCTCTACATCTGCGGCTACGTGTATGAGTATGATCGAATTTTTCTACTCGACAAGAATTACACCTTCCACAGTTTCTTCCTTCCAATCACCTACCTGCAATACCAGAAGTACGTAATGAACAAAGATTTAGCGTCGGCCGatttgatattaaaaaaaattcccgaATCTTTGTATAACAAATTGAGCCtctttttagaaaaaatgggtcacaaaaatgaagcactAAATATATGTACCGATTTGGAGAAGAAATTCGAGTTGTCCCTGTCTATCGGAAATCTGCAACTCTGTGTAGACATAATCAAAGACTTGGAACAGAAGGAAAACAACGCGTTCATTCATAATAAGTATAAAGCCTTGGGGGACACTGCACTGGTGTATAACGACGTGCCGATGGCCATTTACtgttacaaaaaaacgaacgacTTCTCCTCTTTGTTAATCATTCTGTCCACCCTGGGTGATAAGCTCGGCTTGGAAGAATTAGGAACAATGTGTGTGAATAATCACAAGCTTAACATTGCCTTTAtatgcttcttcctcctccataAAGTGAACAAGTGTGTGGATATCCTTCTAAGTGACAACAATTTTGCCTACGCTGCGTTCTTTGCGAGAGTTTACAAGCCATCCCTGCTGCCCAGCATTCTGCTAAAGTGGAAGGAACACCTAAATAAGGTGTATACAAACGCCCCCGTTATGATTCTTACGCCGGATGAAAATCCGGAGTACTTTCCAGAGTATGAACAAGCTGTGAAATGTGAATCCATTTTTGACAATGTAAAAACGGTGGGAAGGACCCAAAATTATAACTCTCTAAAAAAACTAATCGATTTGAACATCCTCgaagaaattaaagaaattgGATACGAAAAAGTGGAGGATATTTTCCTAAAGCAATTTAatgaagaaatggaaaaggacGTCCAGAATTTTGACATGATGAACTCGTTTGGCAGCAccaagaaaaaggaagaaccgACCCAGGTGAAGCAGAATAATAATActaagggggaaaacaaagcGGGGAAGAAatccaaaaagaaaaaagaaggagcCGCTACTCCCAACAAAGCGAACGAATTGGCAGAAGATCAGAGCAATGTAAATAACTCTGGGCCTAACgacttttccaaaatggaagacacggatt